In Nitrospira sp., the following are encoded in one genomic region:
- a CDS encoding c-type cytochrome, with the protein MKKICVLLMLGFLAALGLAGWFGYQSYTTGFSAKAEPNELEVLIARQVRHLAIPYENRRLRNPLPLTQELLKNARAHFADHCASCHANNGNGDTVIGKNVYPKAPDLRLPDTQTMSDGELFFIIQNGIRFTAMPGWGTGDPAKDSGSWELVHLIRHLPSITEEELQEMASLNPKTKKELQEESLIDQFLSGDDTAASGATGAHRH; encoded by the coding sequence ATGAAAAAAATCTGCGTGCTGCTGATGCTTGGATTTCTGGCCGCCCTAGGACTTGCCGGGTGGTTCGGGTACCAATCGTATACGACAGGATTCAGTGCCAAGGCCGAACCGAACGAGTTGGAAGTCTTGATTGCCAGACAGGTCCGCCATTTGGCGATTCCCTATGAGAATCGGCGACTCCGCAATCCGCTGCCGCTGACCCAGGAGCTACTGAAGAACGCTCGCGCCCACTTTGCCGACCACTGCGCCTCCTGCCACGCGAACAATGGCAACGGGGACACCGTGATCGGGAAGAATGTGTACCCGAAGGCACCGGACCTCCGGCTCCCCGATACGCAGACAATGTCGGACGGCGAGCTGTTCTTCATCATTCAGAACGGCATTCGCTTCACCGCCATGCCCGGCTGGGGCACCGGCGATCCCGCGAAGGACAGCGGGAGCTGGGAGCTCGTGCATCTCATTCGTCACCTGCCCAGCATTACCGAGGAAGAGCTGCAGGAAATGGCGTCGCTGAATCCCAAGACGAAGAAAGAGTTACAAGAGGAATCGCTGATCGACCAGTTCCTGAGCGGAGACGATACCGCCGCATCCGGCGCGACCGGCGCACACCGCCACTAA